One Phenylobacterium hankyongense DNA segment encodes these proteins:
- a CDS encoding circularly permuted type 2 ATP-grasp protein produces the protein MRTADGGVRPHYAALEARLDTLSSDDLAERQRTLERFFLLQGITFTVYGAESSTERIIPTDLLPRIIPGDEWSTIETGLIQRLRALNMFLADIYSGQQILMDGVVPRDLVLSAPSYRREMQNLYVPHQAYANVCGSDLIRQPDGAFAVLEDNLRVPSGVSYMLANREASKRVFPGTFRGASVRPVDRYPDLLLSTLKSMAAEWRPNPQVVVLTPGVYNSAYFEHAYLARLMGVPLVEGRDLVVHDNMVYMRTTTGLRRIDVIYRRVDDDFIDPLTFRRDSGLGAAGLFNAYRAGNVVICNAPGTGVADDKAVYAYVPAMIRYYLGEDAILPNIETFLCREPAQLGHVLANLDKLVVKAVGASGGYGMLVGPHATRAEQQTFAEALKADPDNYIAQPTIQLSTAPCLIDSTIEPRHVDLRPFILCGDKIEVTPGALTRVALRKGSLVVNSSQGGGSKDTWVLTDTKELRP, from the coding sequence ATGCGCACCGCCGACGGCGGGGTGCGGCCGCACTACGCCGCCCTCGAGGCGCGGCTCGACACCCTCAGTTCCGACGACCTCGCCGAGCGCCAGCGCACCCTGGAGCGGTTCTTCCTGCTGCAGGGCATCACCTTCACGGTCTACGGCGCGGAGAGCTCCACCGAGCGGATCATCCCCACCGACCTGCTGCCCCGGATCATCCCCGGCGACGAGTGGTCGACCATCGAGACCGGCCTGATCCAGCGGCTGCGGGCGCTGAACATGTTCCTGGCCGACATCTATTCCGGCCAGCAGATCCTGATGGACGGCGTCGTCCCGCGCGACCTGGTGCTCAGCGCGCCGTCCTACCGCCGGGAGATGCAGAACCTCTACGTGCCGCACCAGGCCTACGCCAACGTCTGCGGCTCGGACCTCATCCGCCAGCCCGACGGGGCCTTCGCGGTGCTGGAGGACAACCTGCGGGTCCCGTCCGGCGTCTCCTACATGCTGGCCAACCGCGAGGCCTCCAAGCGGGTCTTCCCCGGCACCTTCCGCGGCGCCTCGGTGCGGCCGGTCGACCGCTATCCGGACCTGCTCTTGTCGACGCTGAAGAGCATGGCGGCGGAGTGGCGGCCCAATCCGCAGGTCGTGGTGCTGACGCCCGGCGTCTACAACTCCGCCTACTTCGAGCACGCCTACCTGGCGCGGCTGATGGGCGTGCCGCTGGTCGAGGGCCGCGACCTCGTGGTGCACGACAACATGGTCTACATGCGCACCACCACGGGCCTGCGCCGGATCGACGTCATCTACCGGCGAGTGGACGACGACTTCATCGACCCCCTCACCTTCCGCCGGGACTCGGGCCTCGGCGCCGCCGGCCTGTTCAACGCCTACCGGGCCGGCAACGTGGTGATCTGCAACGCGCCGGGCACCGGGGTCGCCGACGACAAGGCCGTCTACGCCTACGTCCCGGCAATGATCCGCTACTACCTGGGCGAGGACGCCATCCTGCCCAACATCGAGACCTTCCTGTGCCGCGAGCCGGCGCAGCTCGGCCATGTGCTGGCAAACCTCGACAAGCTGGTGGTCAAGGCGGTGGGCGCCTCCGGCGGCTACGGCATGCTGGTGGGGCCGCACGCCACCCGCGCCGAACAGCAGACCTTCGCTGAGGCGTTGAAAGCGGATCCGGACAACTACATCGCCCAGCCGACCATCCAGCTGTCCACCGCGCCATGCCTGATCGATTCGACCATCGAGCCGCGGCACGTCGACCTGCGCCCCTTCATCCTGTGCGGCGACAAGATCGAGGTGACGCCCGGCGCCCTCACCCGCGTGGCGCTGCGCAAGGGCTCCCTGGTGGTCAACTCCAGCCAGGGCGGCGGCTCGAAGGACACCTGGGTGCTCACCGACACCAAGGAGCTCCGGCCATGA
- a CDS encoding alpha-E domain-containing protein, with the protein MMLARVADSLYWIGRYVERAEHMCRLSDVMLNATLDRTEAATQVARIALAAVGDSDAEAQNPYEAALALVLDREDEGSIATSLARARENARQVRDQITTETWERLNLIYLRMNDPNAERTFREGSQAFLHDTIADLHLFKGAADATMSHGEGWRFLLLGVYLERAQLIGGLLEVCFGEGRKRPITDHFALTSLLRMSCALEPYLRKYTADMQPRFILEFLLLDEDFPRSLRYCTAQIEEHLASLSRHFETMEATGPDRLAGRLRARLKYADMNEVQAQGASAFIASILDEGANIHRAVYENFVAYPLEQRLPA; encoded by the coding sequence ATGATGCTCGCCAGGGTCGCCGACAGCCTCTACTGGATCGGCCGCTATGTGGAGCGGGCCGAGCACATGTGCCGGCTCTCCGACGTCATGCTCAACGCCACCCTCGACCGCACCGAGGCCGCCACCCAGGTGGCGCGGATCGCCCTGGCGGCGGTGGGCGATTCCGACGCCGAGGCGCAGAACCCCTACGAGGCGGCGCTGGCCCTGGTGCTCGACCGCGAGGACGAGGGCTCCATCGCCACCTCGCTGGCGCGCGCGCGGGAGAACGCCCGCCAGGTGCGCGACCAGATCACCACCGAAACCTGGGAGCGGCTCAACCTCATCTACCTGCGGATGAACGATCCCAACGCCGAGCGGACCTTCCGCGAGGGGTCCCAGGCCTTCCTGCACGACACCATCGCCGACCTGCACCTGTTCAAGGGCGCGGCGGACGCCACCATGAGCCACGGCGAAGGCTGGCGGTTCCTGCTGCTGGGCGTCTACCTGGAGCGGGCCCAGCTGATCGGCGGCCTCCTGGAGGTCTGCTTCGGCGAGGGCCGCAAACGCCCGATCACCGACCACTTCGCGCTGACCAGCCTGCTGCGGATGAGCTGCGCGCTGGAGCCCTACCTGCGCAAGTACACCGCCGACATGCAGCCGCGCTTCATCCTGGAGTTCCTGCTGCTCGACGAGGATTTCCCGCGCTCGCTGCGCTACTGCACCGCCCAGATCGAGGAGCACCTGGCGAGCCTCAGCCGCCACTTCGAGACGATGGAGGCCACGGGCCCAGACCGCCTGGCCGGCCGGCTGAGGGCGCGGCTGAAGTACGCCGACATGAATGAGGTGCAGGCCCAGGGCGCCAGCGCCTTCATCGCCTCGATCCTGGACGAGGGCGCCAACATCCACCGCGCCGTCTACGAGAACTTCGTGGCCTATCCCCTCGAACAGCGCCTGCCGGCGTAA
- a CDS encoding transglutaminase family protein, whose product MLLEVRHVTRYLYDEPVRESIMEVWMQPQKGALQRLVSFDLEIDPAAQLFSYPDPFGNAVYHFDVPQPHDQLTITARSAVETQPATALPEALDLGEWDRLRSDFVLGENFEFLRPHGFARETEALRAFMAEKGLDKLRARDPLSAVRALSAIVYDSFAYEAGVTRADSPIDDSLQARRGVCQDFAHVMLAICRAWGVPARYVSGYLFTDRKAGDRSDPDATHAWVEVFLPSLRWIGFDPTNNIVAGERHIACAVGRDYSDVPPSRGVYKGDAESQLAVGVSVRRARAALSDPEFLRTSQPTRSRNGQRRAAGNAYEQQQRQQQQQQQ is encoded by the coding sequence GTGTTGCTCGAAGTCCGCCACGTGACCCGCTACCTCTACGACGAGCCGGTGCGCGAAAGCATCATGGAGGTGTGGATGCAGCCCCAGAAGGGCGCGCTGCAGCGGCTGGTGAGCTTCGACCTGGAGATCGATCCGGCGGCCCAGCTGTTCTCCTATCCGGACCCGTTCGGCAACGCGGTCTACCACTTCGACGTCCCCCAGCCGCACGACCAGCTGACCATCACCGCCCGTTCGGCGGTCGAGACCCAGCCGGCGACGGCCCTGCCCGAGGCGCTGGACCTCGGCGAATGGGACCGCCTGCGCTCCGACTTCGTCCTCGGCGAGAACTTCGAATTCCTGCGTCCCCACGGCTTCGCCCGCGAGACCGAGGCGCTGCGGGCCTTCATGGCGGAGAAGGGCCTCGACAAGCTGCGCGCCCGCGACCCGCTGAGCGCCGTGCGCGCCCTGTCGGCGATCGTCTACGACTCCTTCGCCTACGAGGCCGGCGTCACCCGCGCCGACAGCCCGATCGACGACTCCCTGCAGGCTCGCCGCGGCGTCTGCCAGGACTTCGCCCACGTGATGCTGGCGATCTGCCGCGCCTGGGGCGTGCCGGCCCGCTACGTGTCCGGCTACCTGTTCACCGACCGCAAGGCGGGCGACCGTTCCGATCCGGACGCCACCCACGCCTGGGTCGAGGTCTTCCTGCCCAGCCTGCGCTGGATCGGCTTCGACCCCACCAACAACATCGTCGCCGGCGAGCGCCACATCGCCTGCGCGGTCGGCCGCGACTACTCCGACGTGCCGCCGTCGCGCGGCGTCTACAAGGGCGACGCCGAGAGCCAGCTGGCGGTTGGCGTCTCGGTGCGACGCGCGCGCGCGGCGCTCAGCGACCCGGAGTTCCTGCGCACCTCGCAGCCCACCCGTTCGCGCAACGGCCAGCGACGCGCCGCCGGCAACGCCTACGAGCAGCAGCAGCGCCAGCAGCAGCAACAACAGCAGTAG
- a CDS encoding YiiX/YebB-like N1pC/P60 family cysteine hydrolase — MAIDPDVLSQLPPRPYAEVRRQVRDGDILLCSADDSFSRLIRWSTRSPWSHVAIAFQLEEIGRVIVLECVEKLGVRAVPLSSFVARTSNGTEPYPGRILLARHAGMAAKSRAKPLKKMAEFAFGRLGDRFSQAEVLKIALRIVLSRFDVRLHPSLGPKNEFICSEYVARCFETVGLEFPWDGLGFMAPADIAGDPRLEAVAQIRT, encoded by the coding sequence ATGGCCATCGATCCCGACGTCCTGTCGCAGCTTCCGCCCCGGCCCTACGCCGAGGTGCGGCGGCAAGTGCGCGACGGCGACATCCTGCTGTGCTCCGCCGACGACAGCTTCTCGCGGTTGATCCGCTGGTCCACGCGCAGCCCGTGGAGCCATGTGGCGATCGCCTTCCAGCTGGAGGAGATCGGCCGGGTCATCGTGCTGGAATGCGTGGAGAAGCTCGGGGTCCGCGCCGTGCCGCTGTCGAGCTTCGTGGCCCGCACCAGCAACGGGACCGAGCCATATCCGGGCCGGATCCTGTTGGCGCGGCATGCGGGAATGGCCGCAAAATCCCGCGCCAAGCCGTTGAAGAAGATGGCGGAGTTCGCGTTCGGCCGGCTGGGCGACCGGTTCTCCCAGGCCGAGGTGCTGAAGATCGCCCTGCGGATCGTCCTGAGCCGCTTCGACGTCCGCCTGCATCCCAGCCTCGGGCCGAAGAACGAGTTCATCTGCTCCGAGTATGTCGCCCGATGTTTCGAGACCGTGGGGCTGGAGTTTCCCTGGGACGGGCTGGGGTTCATGGCGCCGGCCGACATCGCCGGCGACCCGCGCCTGGAGGCGGTGGCGCAGATCCGGACGTGA
- a CDS encoding TonB-dependent receptor: MRHIFGPLALLALASATPIRAQTSPPTTSASTAHAVDEVVVTATRPPAQTLLDRKVYTVTNDVMAASSSAAEILNNVPSVAVDVDGGITLRGDGNVTVLVDGKPSAQFSGAARGLSLLQFPASEIDRVEVLANPPAQFKAEGSGGVINIITKKTRKAGFSGSTQLTVGDKRRYVFGVDGSYNTDRLKLSGGIGLRQDAKERLTTSNRTVLDPTSNDLVQSQQNIDEHFRRLIPSVRGSVDYDLNDRQSVGASFSHRELTGARFFDQHDLSGPAMGPATSLSDRHSDGHEWSVDESEALHFDQKLWRPNETLSIALQRSVNRERERYAYQNTFAMPAAAPTFDDLHLSHDIVKTEFSADYDLPLAHEREVKFGYDFEGDQNAFDNTGDNIDPASGLPVANPLLTNHFRYRQQVNAAYGEYQTPLGAWRLQAGLRLEATHVSTLQITGDVPGGRSDVAAYPSLHLDRDVGDAGKLSASVTRRTTRPDPEALNPFVDYQDTHNLRAGNPDLRPQDTWSYQLGYSGTVISQTYSATAYYRTDRNSVTDVTTPISADVVLVTKANLPLTRSSGVEFSANGRINPKLSYGVSGDVFYSQIDAVSLGAAGLKSTTGVNLKASLDYRPTSADTAQISVSRSDKRLTPQGYVTALNLVNIGYRRQIRPDLAVTLTVSDLFDGQRYRRLVTTPQLRDDYLRHQIGRIAYVGFVYTFGAPKKAKAGFEYDQ, from the coding sequence ATGAGACATATTTTCGGTCCCCTGGCCTTGCTGGCCCTCGCCTCCGCCACTCCGATCCGCGCCCAGACGAGCCCGCCGACGACGTCGGCCTCGACGGCGCACGCGGTCGATGAGGTGGTGGTCACCGCAACGCGGCCGCCCGCCCAGACCCTGCTCGACCGCAAGGTGTACACGGTCACGAACGACGTCATGGCCGCCTCCAGCTCGGCGGCGGAGATCCTCAACAACGTCCCGTCGGTGGCGGTCGACGTGGATGGCGGCATCACCCTTCGCGGCGACGGCAACGTCACGGTTCTGGTCGACGGCAAGCCGTCCGCCCAGTTCTCCGGCGCGGCCCGCGGACTGAGCCTGCTGCAGTTCCCGGCCAGCGAGATCGACCGGGTCGAGGTGCTGGCCAATCCGCCGGCCCAGTTCAAGGCCGAGGGCTCCGGCGGCGTCATCAACATCATCACCAAGAAGACCCGCAAGGCGGGCTTCTCCGGCTCCACGCAACTGACCGTGGGCGACAAGCGCCGCTACGTGTTCGGGGTCGACGGCAGCTACAACACCGACAGGCTCAAGCTCTCCGGCGGGATCGGATTGCGCCAGGACGCCAAGGAGCGCCTGACGACCTCGAACCGCACGGTGCTGGATCCGACCTCGAACGACCTGGTCCAGAGCCAGCAGAACATCGACGAGCATTTCCGCCGCCTGATCCCCTCGGTCAGGGGCAGCGTCGACTACGACCTGAACGACCGCCAATCGGTCGGCGCCTCGTTCAGCCACCGTGAGCTGACCGGGGCGCGGTTCTTCGATCAGCACGACCTCAGCGGCCCGGCGATGGGGCCGGCGACGAGCCTCTCCGACCGGCACAGCGACGGCCACGAGTGGAGCGTCGACGAGAGCGAGGCTCTGCATTTCGACCAGAAGCTCTGGCGTCCGAACGAGACGCTCAGCATCGCCCTGCAACGCAGCGTCAACCGCGAGCGCGAGCGCTACGCCTATCAGAACACCTTCGCCATGCCCGCGGCGGCCCCGACCTTCGACGACCTGCACCTCAGCCACGACATCGTGAAGACCGAGTTCAGCGCCGACTACGACCTGCCGCTGGCGCACGAGCGGGAGGTGAAATTCGGCTACGACTTCGAGGGCGACCAGAACGCCTTCGACAACACCGGCGACAACATCGATCCGGCGAGCGGCCTGCCGGTGGCCAATCCGCTCCTCACCAACCATTTCCGGTACCGGCAGCAGGTGAACGCGGCCTATGGCGAGTACCAGACCCCGCTGGGCGCCTGGCGCCTGCAGGCCGGCCTGCGGCTGGAAGCGACCCACGTCTCCACCCTGCAGATCACCGGCGACGTCCCCGGCGGCCGCAGCGACGTCGCCGCCTATCCGAGCCTGCACCTGGATCGCGACGTCGGCGACGCCGGCAAGCTCTCGGCCAGCGTCACCCGGCGGACCACCCGCCCGGACCCGGAAGCCCTCAACCCCTTCGTCGACTACCAGGACACCCACAACCTGCGGGCCGGCAATCCGGACCTGCGCCCGCAGGACACCTGGTCGTACCAGCTCGGCTACAGCGGCACGGTGATCTCGCAGACCTACAGCGCCACCGCCTACTACCGCACCGACCGCAACAGCGTCACCGACGTCACCACGCCGATCAGCGCCGACGTGGTCCTGGTGACCAAGGCCAACCTGCCCCTGACCCGGTCCAGCGGCGTGGAATTCAGCGCCAACGGCAGGATCAATCCGAAACTGTCCTACGGCGTCAGCGGCGACGTCTTCTACAGCCAGATCGACGCCGTCTCGCTCGGCGCGGCCGGACTGAAGTCGACGACGGGCGTGAACCTCAAGGCCAGCCTCGACTACCGCCCGACCAGCGCGGACACCGCCCAGATCTCGGTCTCGCGGTCGGACAAGCGGCTCACGCCCCAGGGCTACGTCACCGCCCTCAACCTGGTGAACATCGGCTACCGCCGGCAGATCCGGCCCGACCTGGCCGTCACGCTGACCGTGAGCGACCTCTTCGACGGCCAGCGGTACCGCCGGCTCGTCACCACGCCGCAGCTCCGCGACGACTACCTGCGCCACCAGATCGGCCGCATCGCCTACGTCGGCTTCGTCTACACCTTCGGCGCGCCGAAGAAGGCCAAGGCCGGGTTCGAATACGACCAGTAG
- a CDS encoding SRPBCC family protein: MELHVEHVIHAAPAEVARIMFDPELEAQWVGKAGNAEKLTDGPISVGSRVRHPAGLLGMRAPFVTEVTELEPDRRLVMEIVEGSESGVVVYQVAPTAGGSVVTVHVRNKPKLPIPQAPWARRHHVEENLHRLATLVARLH, encoded by the coding sequence GTGGAACTCCACGTCGAGCATGTCATTCACGCCGCGCCTGCCGAGGTCGCCCGGATAATGTTCGATCCTGAGCTTGAGGCCCAATGGGTCGGGAAAGCCGGGAACGCGGAGAAGCTGACCGACGGCCCGATCTCCGTCGGCTCTCGCGTCCGTCACCCGGCCGGCCTGCTGGGCATGCGGGCCCCGTTTGTGACGGAGGTCACGGAGCTGGAACCCGATCGCCGCCTTGTGATGGAGATCGTGGAGGGATCCGAGAGCGGCGTCGTCGTGTACCAGGTCGCTCCGACCGCAGGCGGTTCCGTTGTGACCGTCCACGTGCGGAACAAGCCGAAGCTCCCGATTCCCCAGGCGCCCTGGGCTCGCAGACACCACGTCGAAGAGAACCTGCACCGCCTGGCCACCCTTGTGGCGCGGCTGCACTAA
- a CDS encoding NAD(P)-dependent alcohol dehydrogenase, producing the protein MHAHAYAAQSGATPLAPFSFERRDPGPNDVAIDILFCGVCHSDLHTARGEWQGVMFPSVPGHEIIGRVSAVGAQVSKFKEGDLVGVGCMVDSCQHCDPCKRGLEQYCEVGMTGTYNGPEQGTGANTYGGYSDKITVRQEFVLRLPDGLDPAAAAPLLCAGITTYSPLRHWNAGPGKKVGVVGLGGLGHMAVKLAHAMGAEVTLFTTSPGKEDDARRLGASHVVLSRDPEAMAAQARTFDLIINTVAVPMDLDPYIAALALDGTMVLVGAPPEAHKSPSVFPLLMARRSIAGSGIGGIPETQEMLDFCAAHGVVSDIEIIPMQDIEAAYARMLKSDVKYRFVIDMQSLKDEAARAA; encoded by the coding sequence ATGCACGCCCACGCCTATGCCGCGCAAAGCGGCGCCACGCCGCTCGCCCCCTTCAGCTTCGAACGCCGCGACCCCGGCCCCAACGACGTCGCGATCGACATCCTGTTCTGCGGCGTCTGCCACTCCGACCTGCACACCGCCCGCGGCGAATGGCAGGGGGTCATGTTTCCCTCCGTGCCGGGCCACGAGATCATCGGCCGGGTCTCCGCCGTCGGCGCCCAGGTTTCGAAGTTCAAGGAAGGCGACCTCGTCGGGGTCGGCTGCATGGTCGACAGCTGCCAGCACTGCGACCCCTGCAAGCGGGGGCTCGAGCAGTACTGCGAAGTCGGGATGACCGGCACCTACAACGGCCCCGAGCAAGGGACCGGCGCCAACACCTACGGCGGCTACTCCGACAAGATCACCGTGCGGCAGGAGTTCGTCCTGCGCCTCCCCGACGGCCTGGACCCGGCCGCCGCCGCGCCGCTGCTCTGCGCCGGCATCACCACCTATTCGCCGCTCAGGCACTGGAACGCCGGGCCCGGCAAGAAGGTCGGGGTCGTCGGCCTGGGCGGCCTCGGCCACATGGCCGTCAAGCTGGCCCACGCCATGGGCGCGGAGGTGACGCTCTTCACAACCTCGCCGGGCAAGGAAGATGACGCCCGCCGACTGGGCGCCAGCCACGTGGTGCTGTCGCGGGACCCCGAGGCGATGGCCGCCCAGGCCCGCACCTTCGATCTGATCATCAACACCGTCGCCGTTCCCATGGACCTCGACCCTTACATCGCCGCCCTGGCGCTGGACGGGACCATGGTGCTGGTGGGCGCGCCGCCTGAAGCGCACAAGAGCCCGTCGGTCTTCCCGCTCCTGATGGCGCGGCGCTCCATCGCCGGCTCCGGCATCGGCGGCATCCCGGAAACCCAGGAGATGCTGGACTTCTGCGCCGCCCACGGCGTCGTCTCCGACATCGAGATCATCCCGATGCAGGACATCGAGGCCGCCTACGCCCGCATGCTGAAGAGCGATGTGAAGTACCGCTTCGTCATCGACATGCAGTCCCTGAAGGACGAGGCGGCCAGGGCCGCCTGA
- the tgt gene encoding tRNA guanosine(34) transglycosylase Tgt: protein MAGFPFTIAATDGEARTGVLSTSRGDIRTPAFMPVGTAATVKALTVDQVAQSGADIILGNTYHLMLRPTAERVARLGGLHRFMRWEKPILTDSGGFQVMSLSKISKVKEDAVTFQSHLDGSRHVLSPERSIEIQADLLGSDIVMQLDECVAWPAEEARAAEAMRLSARWAQRCKNAFGERDTQALFGIQQGSTFEALRRESADRLIEIGFDGYAIGGLAVGEGHEGMVEVLEYAPAMLPADRPRYLMGVGKPIDLVEAVARGVDMFDCVLPTRSGRHGQAWTWEGSVNLKNARFADDDEPLDPTSDVPASRDYSKAYLHHLVKSEEILGQVLLSWHNIGFFQTLMVQLRAAIAEGRLDAFRREFKARQRIG, encoded by the coding sequence ATGGCCGGGTTCCCGTTCACCATCGCCGCCACCGACGGCGAGGCCCGCACCGGCGTGCTCTCGACCTCCCGTGGCGACATCCGCACGCCGGCCTTCATGCCCGTGGGCACCGCCGCCACCGTCAAGGCGCTGACCGTGGACCAGGTCGCGCAGAGCGGCGCCGACATCATCCTGGGCAACACCTACCACCTGATGCTGCGGCCGACCGCCGAGCGGGTGGCGCGGCTGGGCGGGCTGCACCGGTTCATGCGCTGGGAGAAGCCGATCCTCACCGATTCCGGCGGCTTCCAGGTGATGTCGCTGTCGAAGATCTCCAAGGTGAAGGAGGACGCCGTCACCTTCCAGAGCCACCTGGACGGCTCCAGGCACGTGCTCAGCCCCGAGCGGTCGATCGAGATCCAGGCCGACCTGCTGGGCTCCGACATCGTCATGCAGCTCGACGAATGCGTCGCCTGGCCGGCCGAGGAGGCGCGGGCGGCCGAGGCCATGCGGCTGTCGGCGCGGTGGGCGCAACGCTGTAAGAACGCGTTCGGCGAACGCGATACGCAAGCGCTGTTCGGCATCCAGCAAGGCTCCACCTTCGAGGCTCTGCGGCGCGAATCCGCCGACCGGCTGATCGAGATCGGCTTCGACGGCTACGCCATCGGCGGGCTGGCGGTGGGTGAGGGGCATGAGGGCATGGTCGAGGTGCTGGAGTACGCACCGGCCATGCTGCCGGCCGACCGGCCGCGCTACCTGATGGGCGTCGGCAAGCCCATCGACCTGGTCGAGGCGGTGGCGCGCGGCGTGGACATGTTCGACTGCGTGCTGCCGACGCGGTCCGGGCGCCACGGCCAGGCCTGGACTTGGGAGGGCTCGGTGAACCTGAAGAACGCCCGGTTCGCCGACGACGACGAGCCCCTCGATCCCACGAGCGACGTGCCGGCCAGCCGCGACTACTCCAAGGCCTACCTGCACCACCTGGTGAAGTCCGAGGAGATCCTCGGCCAGGTGCTGCTCTCCTGGCACAACATCGGCTTCTTCCAGACCCTGATGGTCCAGCTGCGCGCCGCCATCGCCGAAGGCCGGCTGGACGCCTTCCGCCGCGAGTTCAAGGCGCGTCAACGGATCGGATAG
- the queA gene encoding tRNA preQ1(34) S-adenosylmethionine ribosyltransferase-isomerase QueA: MQLADFDFDLPEDRIALRPASPRDSARLLVVEPGQALRDLQVRDLPGLLRAGDILVLNDTRVIPARLKGVRRREATSMRVEATLHKRLSPHAWTAFMRPGKRLAVGDRVSFGETDDRACLLGALDATVKAKGEGGEVTLAFDLSGPDLDAAIAERGAMPLPPYIAAKRGEDAQDRTDYQTVYAEEDGSVAAPTAGLHFTPELFARLAEAGVETAFVTLHVGAGTFLPVKTENLAEHRMHAEWGEVDAATAERLNAVRRAGGRIVCVGTTSLRLLESATGEDGVVRPFMDETAIFITPGYRFRAADGLVTNFHLPKSTLFMLVSAFAGLETMRAAYAHAIATGYRFYSYGDGSLLWRAA; encoded by the coding sequence ATGCAGCTTGCCGATTTCGACTTCGATCTTCCTGAGGACCGCATCGCCCTGCGGCCCGCGAGCCCGCGGGATTCCGCGCGCCTGCTGGTGGTCGAGCCGGGGCAGGCGCTCCGTGACCTGCAGGTGCGCGACCTGCCGGGCCTGCTGCGGGCCGGCGACATCCTGGTGCTCAACGACACCCGGGTGATTCCCGCGCGGCTGAAGGGCGTGCGCAGGCGCGAGGCGACCAGCATGCGGGTCGAGGCCACCCTGCATAAGCGCCTGTCGCCCCACGCCTGGACGGCGTTCATGCGGCCGGGCAAACGGCTGGCGGTGGGCGACCGGGTGTCGTTCGGCGAGACCGACGACCGCGCCTGCCTGCTGGGCGCGCTGGACGCCACGGTGAAGGCGAAGGGCGAGGGCGGCGAGGTGACGCTGGCCTTCGACCTCTCGGGGCCGGACCTCGACGCGGCCATCGCCGAGCGCGGCGCCATGCCGTTGCCGCCCTATATCGCCGCCAAGCGGGGCGAGGACGCCCAGGACCGCACCGACTACCAGACCGTCTATGCCGAGGAGGACGGCTCGGTCGCCGCGCCCACCGCCGGCCTGCACTTCACGCCTGAGCTGTTCGCCCGCCTCGCCGAGGCTGGCGTGGAGACCGCCTTCGTCACCCTGCACGTGGGGGCCGGCACCTTCCTGCCGGTGAAGACCGAGAACCTGGCCGAGCACCGGATGCACGCCGAGTGGGGCGAGGTCGACGCCGCCACCGCCGAGCGGCTGAACGCCGTGCGCCGGGCCGGCGGGCGGATCGTCTGCGTCGGCACCACCTCGCTGCGGCTGCTGGAGTCGGCCACCGGCGAGGACGGCGTGGTCCGCCCGTTCATGGACGAGACCGCCATCTTCATCACCCCCGGTTACCGCTTCCGCGCCGCCGACGGACTGGTCACCAACTTCCACCTGCCGAAGTCGACGCTGTTCATGCTGGTCTCGGCCTTCGCTGGGCTGGAGACCATGCGCGCGGCCTACGCCCACGCCATCGCCACCGGCTACCGGTTCTATTCCTACGGTGACGGCAGCCTGCTCTGGAGGGCCGCCTGA